The Streptomyces sp. Mut1 genome window below encodes:
- a CDS encoding cytochrome P450 family protein has protein sequence MTATTTDPAGTGSDPDRIVLDPFVADLAGESARLYAAGPLARVELPGGVPVYSVTHYAEAKALLTDSRLVKDINVWGAWQRGEIPLDWPLIGLVNPGRTMLTADGAEHRRLRGLVAQALTVRRVERLRAGIEARTNELLDRLEQHAAGETVDLKAEFAYPLPMNVISELMGIDSADLPRMKELFDKFFSNMTPRSEVPQMMADIHTLFSRILDEKKESPADDLTGALLVASEDGDHLTDDEILNTLKLIIAAGHETTISLIVNAVVALQSHPEQRRAVLAGEVSWDGVIEETLRWSAPTSHILIRFATEDIEVGDRVLPKGEGIMISFAAIAHDEGQWGGTATEFDVTRSPNRHISFGHGPHVCPGAALSRLEASVALPALYARFPDLALAVPAGELRNKPIVTQNDLYELPVTLR, from the coding sequence ATGACCGCCACCACCACCGATCCGGCCGGCACCGGCAGCGACCCCGACCGCATCGTCCTCGACCCGTTCGTCGCCGACCTCGCGGGCGAAAGCGCGCGGCTGTACGCGGCGGGCCCGCTCGCCCGCGTCGAACTGCCGGGCGGCGTACCCGTCTACAGCGTCACCCACTACGCCGAGGCGAAGGCGCTGCTCACCGACAGCCGCCTGGTCAAGGACATCAACGTGTGGGGCGCCTGGCAGCGCGGCGAGATCCCGCTCGACTGGCCGCTGATCGGCCTGGTCAACCCGGGCCGCACCATGCTCACCGCCGACGGCGCCGAACACCGCAGGCTGCGCGGCCTGGTCGCGCAGGCGCTCACCGTGCGTCGCGTGGAGCGGCTGCGCGCCGGCATCGAGGCGCGTACGAACGAGCTGCTGGACCGCCTGGAGCAGCACGCGGCGGGCGAAACGGTCGACCTGAAGGCGGAGTTCGCCTACCCGCTGCCGATGAACGTCATCAGCGAGCTGATGGGCATCGACTCCGCCGATCTGCCCCGGATGAAGGAACTCTTCGACAAGTTCTTCTCCAACATGACGCCCCGCTCCGAGGTGCCGCAGATGATGGCGGACATCCACACGCTGTTCTCGCGCATCCTGGACGAGAAGAAGGAGTCCCCTGCCGACGACCTGACCGGCGCGCTGCTGGTGGCGTCCGAGGACGGGGACCACCTCACCGACGACGAGATCCTCAACACCCTGAAGCTGATCATCGCGGCGGGCCACGAGACGACGATCAGCCTCATCGTGAACGCGGTCGTGGCGCTCCAGAGCCACCCCGAGCAGCGGCGCGCGGTGCTGGCCGGCGAGGTGAGCTGGGACGGAGTGATCGAGGAGACGCTGCGCTGGTCCGCGCCGACCTCGCACATCCTGATCCGGTTCGCCACGGAGGACATCGAGGTGGGCGACCGGGTGCTGCCCAAGGGCGAGGGGATCATGATCTCCTTCGCGGCCATCGCGCACGACGAGGGGCAGTGGGGCGGGACGGCGACCGAGTTCGACGTCACCCGCTCCCCCAACCGCCACATCTCCTTCGGCCACGGCCCGCACGTCTGCCCGGGGGCCGCGCTGTCCCGCCTGGAGGCGTCCGTCGCCCTGCCCGCGCTGTACGCCCGCTTCCCGGACCTGGCGCTGGCCGTTCCGGCGGGCGAGCTGCGCAACAAGCCGATCGTCACGCAGAACGACCTGTACGAACTCCCGGTCACGCTGCGCTGA
- a CDS encoding cytochrome P450, with protein sequence MTQCPHAAAGAVPLSGPRFQAEPAQLYREIRREHGPVAPIVLPGDIPAWLVLGYRELHQVTGDPVLFTRDSQLWNQWDAIPEDWPLMPMISRTQPSILYTVGERHSRRAGMIGEALEAANPFELKKSTEAFADELIDAFCSAGTTDLIAQYAMLLPVRVLAKLYGFSDDKGPALVTAMNDMINGGASALAGQKHIATSMYQLLAERQAEPGDDVATRMLANTGGFTQEDVARDLMVMMAAGHQPTSDWIGNSLRLMLTDDRFAASLSGGRHSVAEAMNEVLWEDTPSQNIAGRWAARDARLGGRHIKAGDLLVLSLAGANADPQVRTDGSTLTGGNNAFFSFSHGEHRCPFPAQEIAEVIARTAIEVILDRLPDVDLAVPAEQLTRRPSPWLRGLTDLPVSFTPTPALGDPR encoded by the coding sequence GTGACCCAGTGCCCCCACGCGGCGGCCGGTGCCGTACCGCTGTCCGGCCCCCGGTTCCAGGCCGAACCGGCCCAGCTGTACCGGGAGATCCGGCGCGAACACGGCCCGGTCGCCCCGATCGTGCTGCCCGGCGACATCCCCGCCTGGCTCGTGCTCGGCTACCGCGAACTGCACCAGGTCACCGGGGACCCGGTCCTGTTCACCCGCGACTCGCAGCTGTGGAACCAGTGGGACGCGATCCCCGAGGACTGGCCGCTGATGCCGATGATCAGCCGGACCCAGCCCTCGATCCTCTACACGGTCGGCGAACGCCACAGCCGGCGCGCCGGGATGATCGGCGAGGCGCTGGAGGCCGCGAACCCGTTCGAGCTGAAGAAGAGCACCGAGGCGTTCGCCGACGAGCTGATCGACGCGTTCTGCTCGGCCGGTACGACGGACCTGATCGCCCAGTACGCGATGCTGCTTCCCGTACGGGTGCTGGCGAAGCTCTACGGGTTCTCCGACGACAAGGGCCCCGCCCTCGTCACCGCGATGAACGACATGATCAACGGCGGGGCGAGCGCGCTGGCCGGCCAGAAACACATCGCCACGTCCATGTACCAGCTGCTGGCCGAGCGGCAGGCCGAGCCCGGCGACGACGTCGCGACCCGGATGCTCGCCAACACCGGCGGCTTCACCCAGGAGGACGTCGCCCGGGACCTGATGGTCATGATGGCCGCCGGGCACCAGCCGACCTCCGACTGGATCGGCAACTCGCTGCGCCTCATGCTCACCGACGACCGCTTCGCCGCCTCCCTCTCCGGCGGCCGGCACAGCGTCGCCGAGGCCATGAACGAAGTGCTGTGGGAGGACACCCCCTCACAGAACATCGCCGGGCGCTGGGCGGCCCGCGACGCACGCCTCGGCGGCCGCCACATCAAGGCGGGCGACCTGCTCGTCCTCAGCCTGGCCGGGGCCAACGCCGACCCCCAGGTCCGTACCGACGGGTCCACGCTGACCGGCGGCAACAACGCCTTCTTCTCCTTCAGCCACGGCGAGCACCGCTGCCCGTTCCCGGCGCAGGAGATCGCCGAGGTCATCGCCCGTACGGCCATCGAGGTCATCCTCGACCGGCTGCCCGACGTCGACCTCGCCGTCCCCGCCGAACAGCTGACCCGGCGCCCCTCCCCCTGGCTGCGTGGCCTGACGGACCTCCCCGTGAGCTTCACGCCCACCCCGGCTCTTGGAGACCCCAGATGA
- a CDS encoding GTP-binding protein, protein MDSATSDRAALQATADNGLKIVVVGGFGVGKTTMVRSVSEIRPLNTEETMTRAGEAVDHLDGVGSKTSTTVAFDFGRISLDERSVLYLFGAPGQERFWFLWDRLFSGTLGAVVLVDTRRLADSWYAIDRLEHHGTPFIIACNDFGGPLHTEQQIREALDLSQDVPLVECDARDRSSSKYVLITLVEHLHRMSAARAGDATGPTAPDADPALTAALTSEPTP, encoded by the coding sequence TTGGACTCCGCAACCTCTGACCGCGCCGCCCTGCAGGCGACGGCCGACAACGGACTGAAGATAGTCGTGGTCGGCGGCTTCGGGGTCGGCAAGACCACCATGGTCCGATCCGTGAGCGAGATCCGTCCGCTCAACACGGAGGAGACGATGACCCGCGCCGGCGAGGCGGTCGACCACCTCGACGGCGTGGGCTCCAAGACGTCCACCACGGTCGCCTTCGACTTCGGGCGGATCAGCCTGGACGAACGCTCGGTGCTGTACCTGTTCGGCGCACCCGGCCAGGAGCGCTTCTGGTTCCTGTGGGACCGGCTGTTCTCCGGCACCCTGGGCGCCGTCGTCCTGGTCGACACCCGGCGGCTGGCCGACTCCTGGTACGCCATCGACCGGCTGGAGCACCACGGCACGCCGTTCATCATCGCCTGCAACGACTTCGGCGGTCCGCTCCACACCGAGCAGCAGATCCGGGAGGCGCTCGACCTCTCCCAGGACGTGCCACTCGTGGAGTGCGACGCACGCGACCGGTCCTCCAGCAAGTACGTGCTGATCACCCTGGTCGAGCACCTGCACCGGATGTCCGCCGCACGCGCCGGGGACGCCACCGGGCCCACCGCGCCCGACGCCGACCCGGCCCTGACGGCCGCCCTGACCTCGGAGCCCACCCCGTGA
- a CDS encoding DUF742 domain-containing protein: MTRRPRPGRDDGPDRLYTLTGGRTRSDSAAFDLVTLVVAECEPAPGMQSEHAAILRMCERPTAVVEVSATLDLPVSIVRILLCDLLDTGRISARHPRTARVSDRLPAPDILEQVLVGLRNL; the protein is encoded by the coding sequence ATGACGCGCCGCCCCCGGCCCGGCAGGGACGACGGCCCGGACCGGCTCTACACCCTCACCGGTGGCCGTACCCGGTCCGACTCCGCCGCCTTCGACCTGGTCACCCTGGTGGTCGCCGAGTGCGAGCCGGCCCCCGGCATGCAGTCGGAGCACGCCGCGATCCTGCGGATGTGCGAACGGCCCACCGCCGTGGTCGAGGTCTCCGCGACCCTGGACCTGCCCGTCAGCATCGTGCGCATCCTGCTGTGCGACCTGCTCGACACCGGCCGGATCAGCGCCCGCCACCCGCGTACCGCACGCGTATCGGACCGGCTTCCCGCCCCCGACATCCTGGAACAGGTGCTCGTTGGACTCCGCAACCTCTGA
- a CDS encoding roadblock/LC7 domain-containing protein gives MTATTDEKLSWLLEGLLERTPGTRHALVLSRDGLKLCRTPELSVDQADQLAAISAGIQSLSHGASVEFGSGGGGVRSAMTEFYGGILFIVEAGAGAHLAVVAAESADVGLVGHNMSELVEQLGEHLVAPPREPAEAASAPGTAV, from the coding sequence ATGACCGCGACCACCGACGAGAAGCTCAGCTGGCTGCTGGAGGGGCTCCTGGAGCGCACCCCCGGCACCCGTCACGCCCTCGTGCTGTCCAGGGACGGCCTCAAGCTGTGCCGCACCCCCGAGCTCTCCGTCGACCAGGCGGACCAGCTGGCCGCGATCTCCGCCGGCATCCAGAGCCTGTCGCACGGCGCCTCCGTGGAGTTCGGCAGCGGTGGCGGCGGCGTACGGTCGGCGATGACCGAGTTCTACGGCGGCATCCTGTTCATCGTGGAGGCCGGCGCCGGCGCCCATCTCGCGGTCGTCGCCGCCGAGAGCGCCGACGTGGGCCTCGTCGGGCACAACATGAGCGAGCTCGTCGAGCAGCTCGGCGAGCACCTGGTGGCCCCGCCGCGCGAACCCGCCGAGGCCGCCTCCGCCCCGGGCACGGCCGTATGA
- a CDS encoding sensor histidine kinase: MSPSIRPTSLALLVTVALTGPLCAWAIVAAPESARTAVAWGACAAAVLLAAAVATAVHARATIRRLREAHAAESGRFTAEVSRLVSASAAEAQRFTAENARVKASAAAETARITADAEAATARLTSETKATTARLTTENAELKTAAARSRTERSAALSSCANAAGRMQALATGMLADLREMEHRHTSEDVLTDLLHLDHRTAQAGRLADSIAVLTGARSGRRWARPIVMESVLRGAMGRISGYQRVRLHSTSDVAVAGHAAEGVMHALAELLDNAANFSPPTAEVHVYVEEVPAGIVVTVEDSGLVMSDVQLRRAERAVSADDTDLTALTGTRLGLAVVGRLARKHGLTVSFRPSARGGTGALMMLPQEIITRTPARTGPAPAQAAAAAEPEPVHTSGAEPAAPGDRHSAPVAPPADEPMRSDSASDTTGNLPRFGESGLPKRSRGRTLAAAEARARSTSGAENTETGADGSVPRPTSDPGAQAARFSSFRKAVRPNSPDPEGNTR, translated from the coding sequence TTGAGCCCCTCAATCCGGCCGACCTCACTGGCCCTTCTGGTCACGGTGGCCCTCACCGGACCGCTGTGCGCGTGGGCGATCGTCGCCGCTCCCGAATCGGCCAGGACCGCGGTGGCCTGGGGCGCCTGTGCCGCCGCCGTACTGCTCGCCGCCGCCGTCGCGACCGCCGTCCACGCCCGCGCCACGATCCGCCGGCTCCGCGAGGCGCACGCCGCCGAGAGCGGGCGCTTCACCGCGGAGGTCTCCCGCCTGGTCTCGGCCTCCGCCGCCGAGGCCCAGCGGTTCACCGCCGAGAACGCCCGCGTCAAGGCCTCCGCCGCCGCCGAGACGGCCCGGATCACCGCCGACGCCGAGGCCGCGACGGCCCGCCTCACCTCCGAGACCAAGGCCACCACCGCCCGCCTCACCACCGAGAACGCCGAGCTCAAGACGGCCGCCGCGCGCAGCAGGACCGAGCGCTCCGCGGCCCTCTCCTCCTGCGCCAACGCGGCCGGACGCATGCAGGCCCTGGCCACGGGCATGCTCGCCGACCTGCGCGAGATGGAGCACCGGCACACCTCCGAGGACGTGCTGACCGACCTGCTGCACCTGGACCACCGCACCGCCCAGGCCGGCCGCCTCGCCGACTCCATCGCCGTACTGACCGGGGCGCGTTCCGGGCGGCGCTGGGCCAGGCCGATCGTCATGGAGTCCGTCCTGCGCGGCGCCATGGGCCGGATCAGCGGCTACCAGCGCGTCCGGCTCCACTCCACCAGCGACGTCGCCGTCGCCGGCCACGCCGCCGAGGGCGTCATGCACGCCCTGGCCGAACTCCTCGACAACGCGGCGAACTTCTCGCCGCCCACCGCCGAGGTCCATGTGTACGTGGAGGAGGTCCCGGCCGGGATCGTGGTGACCGTCGAGGACAGCGGCCTCGTCATGAGCGACGTGCAACTGCGCCGGGCCGAGCGCGCGGTCTCCGCCGACGACACCGACCTCACCGCCCTGACCGGCACCCGCCTCGGCCTCGCCGTCGTGGGCCGGCTGGCCCGCAAGCACGGCCTCACGGTCTCCTTCCGGCCCTCGGCACGCGGCGGTACGGGCGCCCTGATGATGCTCCCGCAGGAGATCATCACCCGCACCCCGGCCCGCACCGGACCGGCGCCGGCCCAGGCCGCCGCGGCAGCCGAGCCGGAGCCCGTCCACACCTCCGGCGCCGAACCGGCCGCCCCCGGCGACCGGCACAGCGCGCCCGTCGCACCGCCCGCCGACGAGCCCATGCGCTCCGACTCGGCGTCCGACACCACCGGCAACCTCCCCAGGTTCGGGGAGAGCGGCCTGCCCAAGCGCTCGCGCGGGCGCACCCTGGCGGCCGCCGAGGCCCGCGCACGGTCGACCTCCGGCGCCGAGAACACGGAGACCGGTGCGGACGGCTCCGTACCCCGGCCCACATCGGACCCCGGGGCCCAGGCGGCCCGCTTCAGCAGCTTCCGCAAGGCCGTACGGCCCAACTCCCCAGACCCGGAAGGCAACACCCGATGA
- a CDS encoding FAD-binding and (Fe-S)-binding domain-containing protein translates to MASGNAPHGSTPTTTAPAALARDLRAAVRGEVAFDATARALTTMDASNYRRVPLGVVAPRDAADTAAALAVCRAHGVPVVARGGGTSIAGQATGTGVVLDLTRHLRSVVELDPASRTAVVQPGVVLDDLRAAAAPHGLTFGPDPSTHSRCTLGGMIGNNSCGSHSVAWGTTADNVHALTVARYGGDTLRLERGAPGPPGVRELVADHLALLRTGFPDLPRRISGYALDALLPENGPDPVRAFCGSEGTLGVVTEATLRLVEAPAARALAVLGYADESAAAEAAPGLLPYHPLTVEGMAADLVREPAGLPRGGAWLFAETGGATPAEARAHAERLVRAASADAVDTAVVTDPAGQRALWRIREDAAGTATRMPGGSEAWPGWEDCAVPPARLGGYLRDFRALLAEHGLRGTPYGHFGDGCIHVRIDFDLLSPEGVARFRRFSEDLAALVVAHGGSLSGEHGDGQARAELLPKMYGDELVALFARFKDLWDPDGGMNPGILARPARLDDNLRFDVLSRRPVDVAFGYPHDGGDFSAAVRRCVGVAKCRTERAAGPSVMCPSFRATGEEAHSTRGRARLLHEMLAGAAGGVITDGWRSTEVRDALDLCLSCKGCRSDCPVGVDMATYKAEFLHHHYRHRLRPASHYAMGRLPQWLRLAAPFAGPLNALARIRPLAALAKRLAGIAPERGIPVLARETFTRWLLLRDRGEGARVLGGGGRRRRGEGARGLPGGGTRPLPGEGARPVPGDRVALLWPDTFTEHLAPEVGRAAVRVLEAAGGTALLPGKGLCCGLTYVSTGQLDQARAVMRRTLDRLGDGFDHPVVVLEPSCAATLRTDLPELLPDDPRAARLAASVHTLAQYLEAYVPDWTPPRLDAPVTGQTHCHQHAVLGDEADRRLRERAGLTGDLKGGCCGLAGNFGFERGHWDVSVACAEDQLLPAVRDAAPGTRVLADGFSCRTQLSQLGGVRGRHLAEVLAEGLTD, encoded by the coding sequence ATGGCATCCGGCAATGCACCGCACGGCAGCACGCCCACCACCACCGCGCCCGCCGCGCTGGCCCGCGACCTGCGGGCGGCCGTACGCGGCGAGGTCGCGTTCGACGCCACCGCGAGGGCGCTCACGACGATGGACGCGTCCAACTACCGGCGGGTGCCGCTCGGCGTCGTGGCCCCGCGCGACGCCGCCGACACCGCCGCCGCGCTCGCCGTCTGCCGCGCGCACGGGGTACCCGTCGTGGCGCGCGGCGGCGGTACGTCCATCGCCGGCCAGGCCACCGGCACCGGCGTCGTCCTCGACCTCACCCGCCATCTGCGGTCCGTCGTCGAGCTGGACCCCGCGTCCCGTACCGCCGTCGTCCAGCCGGGCGTCGTCCTGGACGACCTGCGGGCCGCCGCCGCCCCGCACGGCCTCACCTTCGGCCCGGACCCTTCCACGCACAGCCGCTGCACCCTCGGCGGCATGATCGGCAACAACTCCTGCGGCTCCCACTCGGTCGCCTGGGGCACCACCGCAGACAACGTCCACGCCCTGACCGTCGCCCGCTACGGCGGCGACACCCTGCGCCTGGAGCGCGGCGCGCCCGGCCCGCCCGGCGTCCGCGAGCTGGTCGCGGACCACCTCGCCCTCCTGCGCACCGGCTTCCCCGACCTCCCGCGCCGCATCTCCGGCTACGCGCTGGACGCCCTGCTCCCCGAGAACGGTCCCGACCCCGTTCGCGCGTTCTGCGGCAGCGAGGGCACGCTCGGTGTCGTCACGGAGGCGACCCTGCGGCTGGTCGAGGCGCCCGCGGCCCGCGCCCTCGCCGTCCTCGGATACGCCGACGAGTCCGCCGCCGCCGAGGCCGCCCCCGGCCTCCTCCCGTACCACCCGCTGACCGTGGAGGGCATGGCCGCCGACCTCGTACGCGAACCGGCCGGGCTGCCGCGCGGCGGTGCCTGGCTGTTCGCCGAGACGGGCGGCGCGACCCCCGCCGAGGCGCGGGCGCACGCCGAACGCCTCGTACGGGCCGCGTCCGCCGACGCCGTGGACACCGCCGTCGTCACCGACCCGGCCGGGCAGCGGGCGCTGTGGCGCATCCGGGAGGACGCGGCCGGCACGGCGACCCGGATGCCGGGCGGCAGCGAGGCGTGGCCCGGCTGGGAGGACTGCGCGGTGCCGCCCGCCCGGCTCGGCGGCTACCTCCGCGACTTCCGGGCGCTGCTCGCCGAGCACGGCCTGCGCGGCACCCCGTACGGGCACTTCGGCGACGGCTGCATCCACGTCCGGATCGACTTCGACCTGCTGAGCCCCGAGGGCGTGGCCCGCTTCCGCCGCTTCTCCGAGGACCTCGCCGCACTCGTCGTCGCGCACGGCGGCTCGCTCTCCGGCGAACACGGCGACGGCCAGGCCCGCGCCGAACTGCTCCCGAAGATGTACGGGGACGAACTCGTCGCGCTCTTCGCCCGGTTCAAGGACCTCTGGGACCCCGACGGCGGCATGAACCCGGGCATCCTCGCCCGCCCGGCCCGTCTGGACGACAACCTCCGCTTCGACGTCCTGTCCCGCCGGCCCGTCGACGTGGCCTTCGGCTACCCGCACGACGGCGGCGACTTCTCGGCCGCCGTCCGCCGCTGCGTCGGCGTCGCCAAGTGCCGTACGGAGCGGGCCGCGGGCCCGTCCGTGATGTGCCCCTCCTTCCGGGCGACCGGCGAGGAGGCCCACTCCACACGCGGCCGGGCCCGGCTGCTGCACGAGATGCTGGCCGGGGCCGCGGGCGGCGTGATCACCGACGGCTGGCGCTCCACGGAGGTACGGGACGCGCTCGACCTGTGCCTGTCCTGCAAGGGCTGCCGCAGCGACTGCCCGGTGGGCGTGGACATGGCCACGTACAAGGCGGAGTTCCTGCACCACCACTACCGCCACCGGCTCCGCCCCGCCTCCCACTACGCGATGGGCCGGCTGCCGCAGTGGCTGCGCCTCGCCGCCCCCTTCGCGGGCCCGCTGAACGCCCTCGCCCGCATCCGCCCGCTCGCCGCCCTCGCCAAGCGGCTGGCGGGCATCGCACCCGAACGCGGGATTCCGGTGCTGGCGCGGGAGACGTTCACGCGGTGGCTGCTGCTGCGGGACCGGGGCGAGGGGGCGCGGGTCCTCGGGGGCGGTGGCCGGCGACGCCGGGGCGAGGGCGCGCGGGGCCTCCCCGGCGGGGGCACGCGGCCCCTTCCCGGCGAGGGCGCGCGGCCCGTCCCCGGCGACCGGGTCGCCCTTCTCTGGCCCGACACCTTCACCGAGCACCTCGCGCCCGAGGTGGGCCGGGCGGCGGTCCGGGTCCTGGAGGCGGCGGGAGGTACGGCCCTGCTGCCCGGGAAGGGGCTCTGCTGCGGCCTCACCTACGTCTCGACCGGCCAGCTCGACCAGGCCCGTGCGGTGATGCGCCGCACCCTGGACCGGCTGGGGGACGGCTTCGACCACCCCGTGGTCGTCCTCGAACCGAGCTGCGCCGCGACCCTGCGCACCGACCTGCCCGAACTCCTCCCGGACGACCCGCGCGCCGCCCGCCTCGCCGCCTCCGTCCACACCCTGGCCCAGTACCTGGAGGCGTACGTCCCCGACTGGACGCCCCCGCGCCTGGACGCGCCGGTCACCGGCCAGACCCACTGCCACCAGCACGCGGTCCTGGGCGACGAGGCGGACCGCAGGCTGCGCGAGCGGGCGGGCCTGACCGGCGACCTCAAGGGCGGCTGCTGCGGCCTGGCCGGAAACTTCGGCTTCGAGCGGGGCCACTGGGACGTCTCGGTGGCCTGCGCCGAGGACCAGCTCCTCCCGGCGGTCCGGGACGCGGCCCCCGGCACCCGCGTCCTGGCCGACGGCTTCTCCTGCCGCACCCAGCTCTCCCAGCTGGGCGGGGTACGCGGCCGGCACCTGGCGGAGGTGCTGGCGGAAGGGCTCACGGACTGA
- a CDS encoding EamA family transporter, with translation MNDQSTAAEPAAAAVAVPEAVAAPGLGGPDGTGGRRAALAPVALVVAGGLSVQFGAAIAVLLMPRTGALGVVTLRLAAAALVLLVVCRPRLRGHSRADWGTVLAFGLAMGGMNTLFYQAADRIPLGAAVTLEVLGPLALSVIASRRLVNVVWAALALAGVVLLSGGGFDRLDPVGAAFALAAGVMWAAYIVFSARTGRRFPQADGLALAMVVAALLSLPLGIMDAGSRLLVPSTLGLGAAVALLSSVLPYTLELIALRRLPAPTFAILMSLEPAIAALAGFLLLDQALSTTDALAIALVIGASMGAVRGQVRGAGKR, from the coding sequence GTGAACGACCAGAGCACCGCCGCAGAGCCGGCCGCAGCCGCCGTAGCCGTGCCGGAGGCGGTCGCGGCCCCCGGGCTCGGCGGCCCGGACGGGACCGGCGGGCGACGGGCCGCGCTCGCTCCGGTCGCGCTGGTGGTCGCGGGCGGTCTCTCCGTCCAGTTCGGCGCCGCCATCGCCGTGCTGCTCATGCCCAGGACCGGTGCGCTCGGCGTCGTCACGCTGCGGCTGGCCGCCGCGGCGCTGGTGCTGCTCGTCGTCTGCCGGCCCCGGCTGCGCGGCCACTCGCGCGCCGACTGGGGCACGGTGCTGGCCTTCGGCCTCGCGATGGGCGGCATGAACACGCTGTTCTACCAGGCCGCCGACCGCATCCCGCTCGGCGCCGCCGTCACCCTGGAGGTGCTCGGCCCGCTCGCCCTGTCGGTGATCGCCTCGCGCCGCCTGGTCAACGTCGTCTGGGCGGCCCTCGCCCTGGCCGGGGTCGTCCTGCTCAGCGGCGGGGGCTTCGACCGGCTCGACCCGGTGGGCGCCGCCTTCGCCCTCGCGGCGGGGGTGATGTGGGCGGCGTACATCGTCTTCAGCGCCCGCACCGGCCGCCGCTTCCCGCAGGCCGACGGGCTGGCCCTGGCGATGGTGGTGGCGGCCCTCCTCTCGCTGCCGCTCGGCATCATGGACGCGGGCTCCAGGCTCCTCGTCCCGAGCACGCTGGGGCTCGGCGCCGCCGTCGCGCTGCTGAGCTCCGTCCTCCCGTACACCCTCGAACTCATCGCCCTGCGCCGCCTGCCCGCGCCCACCTTCGCCATCCTGATGAGCCTGGAACCCGCCATCGCGGCCCTGGCCGGCTTTCTCCTCCTCGACCAGGCCCTCTCCACGACGGACGCCCTCGCCATTGCCCTGGTCATCGGCGCGAGCATGGGCGCGGTGCGCGGGCAGGTGCGGGGCGCCGGAAAGCGGTGA
- a CDS encoding DinB family protein, translated as MTERDDLLALVTDQRANFLFTVAEIDDEQARARTTVSELTLGGLVKHLGFMQRMWLSVIDGTAPAKVEWSDLDPDGNRMTDSDTLPELLDAFHAASAAFDGAVRDEADLDREITLPTYPWSPPDPIVWSVRRVLWHVFREIAHHSGHADIIREALDGANTTAKMAEAASKGQ; from the coding sequence ATGACGGAACGTGACGACCTGCTCGCGCTCGTGACCGACCAGCGCGCCAACTTCCTCTTCACCGTCGCCGAGATCGACGACGAACAGGCACGCGCCCGTACGACGGTGAGCGAGCTGACGCTCGGCGGCCTCGTCAAGCACCTCGGCTTCATGCAGCGCATGTGGCTGTCCGTCATCGACGGCACGGCCCCCGCCAAGGTCGAGTGGAGCGACCTCGACCCGGACGGTAACCGGATGACCGACTCCGATACGTTGCCGGAGCTGCTGGACGCCTTCCACGCGGCGTCCGCCGCGTTCGACGGCGCGGTACGCGACGAGGCCGACCTCGACCGCGAGATCACGCTCCCCACGTACCCCTGGTCGCCCCCGGACCCGATCGTCTGGAGCGTCCGCCGCGTCCTGTGGCACGTCTTCCGCGAGATCGCCCACCACAGCGGCCACGCCGACATCATCCGCGAGGCGCTGGACGGCGCGAACACGACGGCGAAGATGGCCGAGGCGGCGTCGAAGGGGCAGTAG
- a CDS encoding dienelactone hydrolase family protein, giving the protein MRFTSEQRLDNGVLVREFTLGEIPGTLWTPASAEPAPLILMAHNGGLHRRESRLVGRARQAASRGYAVAAIDAPGHGDRPRSADDDAARAEFRRAMRAGEPADELFEAFVGPLVGKTVPEWRTTLDALLELPGIGGSVGYSGWTAVGVRLAATDPRVRAAVFFAGGYVPRAQHEEARRVTVPLLLLLQWDDEGNPRERALDLFDAFGSEEKTLHANVGGHAGTPWFEVDDGERFFARHLS; this is encoded by the coding sequence ATGCGTTTCACCTCCGAGCAACGCCTCGACAACGGCGTCCTCGTACGCGAATTCACCCTCGGCGAGATCCCCGGCACCCTGTGGACGCCCGCGTCCGCCGAACCGGCCCCGCTGATCCTGATGGCCCACAACGGCGGCCTGCACCGGCGGGAATCCCGGCTGGTGGGCAGGGCCCGGCAGGCCGCATCCCGCGGTTACGCGGTGGCCGCGATCGACGCCCCCGGACACGGGGACCGGCCGCGTTCCGCCGACGACGACGCGGCCCGCGCCGAATTCCGCCGGGCGATGCGGGCGGGCGAACCGGCCGACGAACTCTTCGAGGCCTTCGTCGGCCCGCTGGTCGGCAAGACGGTCCCGGAATGGCGGACCACCCTGGACGCCCTCCTCGAACTGCCCGGCATCGGCGGCTCCGTCGGCTACTCGGGCTGGACCGCCGTCGGCGTCCGCCTCGCGGCCACCGATCCCCGCGTCCGGGCGGCCGTCTTCTTCGCCGGCGGCTACGTGCCCCGCGCCCAGCACGAGGAGGCCCGCCGGGTCACCGTCCCCCTGTTGCTCCTGCTCCAGTGGGACGACGAGGGCAACCCGCGCGAACGCGCCCTGGACCTGTTCGACGCCTTCGGCAGCGAGGAGAAGACCCTACACGCCAACGTGGGCGGGCACGCGGGCACCCCGTGGTTCGAGGTGGACGACGGCGAACGGTTCTTCGCACGCCACCTGAGCTAG